One stretch of Dokdonia sp. Hel_I_53 DNA includes these proteins:
- a CDS encoding DinB family protein yields MKFIITSIALFFIAVASHSQEIKKISRDWTSFSQSINISTDSPRKFILKGSIRVIPKDSMSGAGLWARVDRSDEERGFFDNMSDRLVQSSEWKEYTIEGSFNKNAKKLVFGGLVHNDGEFFYDNISLQIEDEEGEMKLVTLGNPSFESPLKNGIIKDWSPGISKNKTVLVNEYKMSSSKNAVDGSFSLLIKGEGTEPGYSPTRIGEIEGYTPQVGALITMLDDLKSRVKDRVKNLSQYEVDHLHDEEANRIGALIMHLASAEVIYQNLTFEGREFNEEEKEKWEPALDLGKKGRDTFKGKPISYYLKEYDKVRARTKELFKTVDDEWLMQEIPAGGITNFFSWFHVMEHQSSHLGQILFLAKRIPPEAEILAPEEIKN; encoded by the coding sequence ATGAAATTTATTATTACATCAATAGCGCTATTTTTTATCGCTGTAGCTTCTCACAGTCAAGAGATAAAAAAAATATCAAGAGACTGGACTTCTTTTTCTCAATCTATAAATATTTCTACTGATTCACCTAGAAAGTTTATTCTCAAAGGTAGTATTAGAGTAATTCCAAAAGATAGCATGTCTGGAGCTGGATTATGGGCAAGAGTTGACAGAAGTGATGAAGAAAGAGGTTTTTTTGACAATATGAGTGACCGATTAGTTCAAAGTTCTGAATGGAAAGAATACACGATCGAAGGATCATTTAACAAGAATGCAAAAAAATTGGTTTTTGGAGGGCTTGTACATAACGATGGAGAATTTTTTTATGATAATATATCGTTGCAAATTGAAGATGAAGAAGGAGAAATGAAGTTAGTAACCTTAGGGAATCCAAGTTTTGAGAGCCCTTTAAAAAACGGAATTATTAAAGATTGGTCACCAGGAATCTCAAAGAACAAAACAGTATTAGTCAATGAGTATAAAATGAGTTCTAGTAAAAATGCAGTTGATGGATCCTTTTCATTACTAATTAAAGGAGAAGGTACAGAACCTGGATATTCTCCAACCCGTATAGGCGAAATAGAGGGATACACACCTCAAGTTGGGGCACTTATCACTATGCTTGATGATTTAAAGAGCAGAGTAAAAGATAGAGTAAAAAATCTATCTCAATATGAGGTAGATCACTTACACGATGAAGAAGCAAATCGGATAGGAGCTTTAATAATGCACCTAGCAAGTGCAGAGGTGATTTACCAAAACCTTACTTTTGAAGGAAGAGAGTTTAATGAAGAAGAGAAAGAGAAATGGGAACCAGCGTTGGACTTAGGAAAAAAAGGTCGTGATACCTTCAAAGGAAAGCCTATCTCCTATTACCTTAAAGAATATGACAAAGTAAGAGCTCGAACTAAAGAGCTTTTTAAAACGGTTGACGACGAGTGGCTTATGCAGGAAATTCCTGCAGGAGGAATTACAAACTTTTTCTCTTGGTTTCATGTAATGGAACATCAATCCAGTCACTTAGGACAGATCTTATTTTTAGCAAAACGGATACCACCAGAAGCTGAAATTCTAGCTCCAGAAGAAATTAAAAATTAA
- the ftsY gene encoding signal recognition particle-docking protein FtsY: MSFFKNIFSPEKKETLDKGLEKTKTSFFDKMSKAVAGKSKVDDDVLDNLEEVLVTSDVGVKTTLKVITRIEERVLRDKYVGTDELNQILREEIAGLLSETNEGNATDFEIPSGNKPHVIMVVGVNGVGKTTTIGKLAYQFKKQGLKVVLGAADTFRAAAIDQLQVWADRVDVPIVKQQMGSDPASVAFDAVESGVNQNADVIIIDTAGRLHNKVNLMNELTKVKRVMQKVIGDAPHDVLLVLDGSTGQNAFEQAKQFTAATEVTSLAVTKLDGTAKGGVVIGISDQFQIPVKYIGVGEGIEDLQVFNKVEFVDSFFK; encoded by the coding sequence ATGAGCTTTTTTAAAAACATATTTTCACCAGAAAAAAAGGAAACTCTAGACAAAGGTCTTGAGAAAACTAAAACAAGCTTTTTTGATAAGATGAGTAAGGCAGTTGCCGGAAAGTCTAAAGTTGATGACGACGTACTTGATAACCTTGAAGAGGTTTTAGTAACTAGTGATGTGGGAGTAAAAACGACTCTTAAGGTGATTACTCGTATTGAAGAACGTGTACTGCGTGATAAATATGTAGGGACAGATGAACTCAATCAAATTTTACGTGAGGAAATAGCGGGTCTCTTAAGTGAGACTAACGAGGGTAATGCGACAGATTTTGAGATTCCTTCTGGTAATAAACCACATGTCATTATGGTGGTAGGAGTTAATGGGGTAGGGAAAACTACAACTATAGGTAAACTTGCCTATCAATTTAAAAAACAAGGTTTAAAAGTGGTTCTTGGAGCGGCAGATACCTTTAGGGCAGCGGCTATTGATCAACTACAAGTATGGGCAGACCGTGTTGATGTTCCTATTGTCAAGCAGCAAATGGGCAGTGATCCTGCTTCTGTAGCTTTTGACGCTGTAGAAAGTGGCGTTAATCAAAATGCAGATGTCATTATTATAGATACAGCAGGTCGTTTACATAATAAAGTAAACTTAATGAACGAGCTTACTAAGGTAAAGCGTGTGATGCAAAAGGTTATAGGTGATGCTCCACACGATGTGCTTTTAGTACTTGATGGATCTACGGGTCAAAATGCCTTTGAGCAAGCAAAACAATTTACCGCTGCAACAGAAGTAACCTCGCTAGCAGTTACAAAGCTGGATGGTACAGCAAAAGGTGGAGTTGTTATTGGAATTTCTGATCAGTTTCAAATCCCTGTGAAATACATTGGTGTAGGAGAGGGTATCGAAGATTTACAAGTGTTTAATAAAGTAGAGTTTGTAGATTCATTTTTTAAATAA
- the murC gene encoding UDP-N-acetylmuramate--L-alanine ligase, with protein sequence MNIHFIAIGGAAMHNLALALHHKGETVTGSDDTIFDPSKTRLETYGLLPETFGWYPEKITKDLDAVILGMHAKEHNPELLRAQELGLNIYSYPEFLYESAKDKTRVVIGGSHGKTTITSMILHVMHYWDKEVDYMVGAQLEGFDTMVRMTADADFMILEGDEYLSSAIDRRPKFHLYKPNIALLSGIAWDHINVFPTFENYLEQFQIFVNSMTNGGAMVYNSEDEDVVQVVENATAHIKKYPYVTPEYTVQNGETLLQTPDGPMPIEIFGKHNLNNLAGAKWICQHMGVVEEDFYEAISTFKGASKRLEKIAENDKTVIYKDFAHSPSKVEATTIAVKEQFPERKLVACLELHTYSSLNPEFLNEYKGALDAAEVAVVFYSPHAVELKGLEAIDKKQIEEAFRRQDLIIYTNPLDFRTFLFGQELSDKSILLMSSGNYGGLDFEDLKGLM encoded by the coding sequence ATGAATATTCATTTCATAGCCATTGGAGGAGCCGCAATGCACAATTTAGCATTGGCTTTACATCACAAAGGAGAAACAGTAACAGGTAGTGATGACACTATTTTTGACCCTTCAAAAACACGTCTAGAAACCTATGGTTTATTACCAGAAACTTTTGGATGGTATCCTGAAAAAATTACTAAAGATTTAGATGCTGTAATCCTTGGGATGCACGCAAAAGAGCACAACCCAGAACTTTTAAGAGCGCAAGAATTGGGATTAAACATTTACTCTTATCCAGAATTTTTATACGAGAGTGCAAAAGATAAAACACGAGTAGTGATAGGAGGATCTCATGGAAAGACTACCATCACCTCAATGATATTGCATGTAATGCACTATTGGGATAAAGAGGTAGATTATATGGTAGGAGCACAACTTGAAGGCTTTGACACCATGGTAAGAATGACAGCTGATGCAGATTTTATGATTCTAGAAGGAGATGAATATTTAAGTAGTGCTATAGATCGCAGACCAAAATTTCACTTATACAAACCTAACATCGCTCTTCTAAGCGGCATTGCATGGGACCACATAAATGTATTTCCAACATTTGAAAACTATCTAGAGCAGTTTCAGATATTTGTAAACTCTATGACCAATGGTGGCGCCATGGTGTATAACTCTGAAGACGAAGACGTAGTGCAAGTTGTAGAAAATGCTACTGCACACATAAAAAAATACCCGTATGTTACTCCTGAGTACACAGTACAAAATGGAGAAACATTACTACAAACACCTGACGGACCAATGCCTATTGAGATCTTTGGCAAACATAATCTAAATAATCTAGCCGGTGCGAAGTGGATCTGTCAACATATGGGAGTTGTAGAAGAAGATTTTTATGAAGCAATTTCAACATTTAAGGGCGCTAGTAAACGACTAGAGAAAATTGCAGAAAATGATAAAACTGTTATATATAAAGATTTTGCACACAGTCCATCAAAAGTAGAAGCTACCACTATCGCAGTAAAAGAGCAATTTCCAGAACGTAAACTAGTTGCTTGTCTAGAGCTTCATACATATAGTAGTCTCAATCCAGAGTTTTTAAATGAATATAAAGGAGCTCTGGATGCTGCAGAAGTTGCAGTTGTATTTTACTCTCCACACGCTGTTGAATTAAAAGGTCTTGAGGCTATTGATAAAAAACAAATAGAAGAAGCTTTTAGAAGGCAGGATTTAATTATTTATACAAATCCACTTGATTTTAGAACATTTTTGTTTGGTCAAGAACTTAGTGATAAGTCCATCTTATTAATGAGTAGTGGGAATTATGGAGGGTTAGATTTTGAGGATTTAAAGGGGCTGATGTAA
- a CDS encoding serine hydrolase domain-containing protein, whose translation MRFLIIPILLFFSCTTTDNLDDVASDEDSASLYFPPIDDTSWETASLDTLEWNETALEELNSFLIASNTKAFIILKNGKIVVENYYQNTDSNTNHRWNSAAKTLTAATVGIAQEQGFLHIENPSSDYLGEGWTSMTTEQEAAITLKNQLTMTTGGEYMVDNLNCTDPECLSYNSEAGASWYYHNAFYILIQDVISNATAQSFDTYFNTQLQAKIGMNGFWFDFGYLKLFSSNARDMARFGLLNLSNGIWNSEQIIPASFFTEMTTISQSLNKAYGYLWWLNGQSDYKLPGSNITFSGKLIPTAPDDLIAGLGKDDQKLYVVPSEKLVVIRLGDATDSSTQGPSGYDTELWAKIMAVID comes from the coding sequence ATGCGCTTTCTAATCATACCAATACTTCTCTTCTTTTCATGTACAACCACAGATAATCTAGATGATGTTGCCAGCGATGAAGATTCTGCATCTCTATATTTTCCACCTATAGACGATACTTCGTGGGAGACCGCTAGTCTTGATACATTAGAATGGAATGAAACAGCGCTAGAAGAGCTCAACTCTTTTCTTATCGCGTCCAATACTAAAGCATTTATTATCCTCAAAAATGGTAAAATAGTAGTTGAAAATTATTATCAAAATACAGATTCCAATACTAATCATAGGTGGAATAGCGCAGCAAAAACGCTTACTGCTGCGACTGTTGGTATTGCTCAAGAACAAGGCTTCTTACATATAGAAAACCCTAGCAGTGATTATTTAGGGGAAGGATGGACCTCAATGACTACAGAACAAGAAGCAGCTATAACTCTAAAAAACCAACTCACGATGACTACTGGTGGGGAGTATATGGTAGATAACTTAAATTGTACAGATCCCGAATGTCTCTCATATAATTCTGAAGCAGGCGCTAGTTGGTATTACCACAACGCATTTTATATCCTTATTCAGGATGTAATTTCTAACGCCACAGCGCAATCCTTCGATACCTATTTCAATACACAATTACAAGCAAAAATTGGCATGAATGGCTTTTGGTTTGACTTTGGTTATCTCAAGTTATTTTCAAGTAATGCTCGAGACATGGCTCGGTTTGGATTGTTAAATCTCAGTAATGGGATTTGGAATAGCGAACAGATTATTCCAGCTTCATTTTTTACAGAAATGACCACAATATCACAATCACTCAATAAGGCATATGGTTATTTGTGGTGGCTCAACGGTCAAAGCGATTATAAACTTCCAGGAAGCAATATTACCTTCTCTGGAAAATTAATTCCGACGGCTCCAGATGATTTAATTGCCGGATTAGGCAAAGACGATCAAAAACTTTATGTTGTTCCTAGCGAAAAGCTAGTCGTAATAAGACTAGGCGACGCAACAGATTCTTCCACACAAGGACCATCTGGATACGATACAGAACTGTGGGCTAAAATTATGGCGGTAATTGATTAA
- the gyrB gene encoding DNA topoisomerase (ATP-hydrolyzing) subunit B, protein MSDDANKKQYSADSIQALEGMEHVRMRPSMYIGDVGVRGLHHLVYEVVDNSIDEAMGGYCDAIDVTINEDNSITTRDNGRGIPVGIHKKEGVSALQVVMTKIGAGGKFDKDSYKVSGGLHGVGVSCVNALSNHLKATVYKEGKIWEQEYERGKALYPVKTVGETDFTGTEVTFLPDDSIFQQTTEYNYDTLASRMRELAYLNKGITITLTDKRQVNDDGTFETETFHSDEGLSEFVRFLDGNRNPIIGSVISMEGEKNGVPVEVAMIYNDSYAENLHSYVNNINTHEGGTHLAGFRRGLTGSLKKFADASGMLDKLKFDIAGDDFREGLTAIISVKVSEPQFEGQTKTKLGNREVTSAVSQAVAEMIEIYMEENPNDAKTIVQKVILAAQARHAAKKAREMVQRKTVMSIGGLPGKLSDCSETDPTLCEVFLVEGDSAGGTAKQGRDREFQAILPLRGKILNVEKAMQHKVFENEEIKNIFTALGVTIGTEEDSKALNLSKLRYHKVVIMCDADVDGSHISTLILTFFFRYMKELVENGYVYIATPPLYLVKKGQKKQYAWNDKERDAIAERMGTQGVSIQRYKGLGEMNAEQLWDTTMNPEFRTLRQVAIDNGTEADRIFSMLMGDEVPPRREFIEKNAIYANIDI, encoded by the coding sequence ATGAGCGACGACGCTAATAAGAAACAGTACTCGGCAGATAGTATCCAGGCCCTAGAGGGTATGGAGCACGTACGCATGCGCCCATCGATGTATATAGGTGATGTAGGAGTACGAGGATTGCACCACTTAGTATATGAAGTAGTAGATAACTCTATCGATGAAGCGATGGGAGGTTATTGTGACGCCATAGATGTCACCATAAATGAAGACAACTCAATTACAACTCGTGATAATGGGCGAGGAATTCCCGTAGGGATACACAAAAAAGAGGGCGTTTCTGCACTACAAGTAGTTATGACCAAGATAGGTGCTGGTGGAAAATTTGATAAAGATTCTTATAAAGTATCTGGAGGTCTCCACGGTGTAGGTGTATCGTGTGTGAATGCACTTTCAAACCACTTGAAAGCAACAGTTTACAAGGAAGGTAAAATTTGGGAGCAAGAGTATGAGCGTGGTAAAGCACTATACCCTGTAAAGACTGTTGGAGAAACAGATTTTACTGGTACGGAAGTTACTTTTTTACCAGATGATTCAATTTTTCAGCAAACTACAGAATATAATTATGACACTCTCGCATCTCGTATGCGCGAGCTAGCTTATCTTAATAAAGGAATTACCATAACGCTTACTGACAAACGTCAAGTCAATGATGATGGAACATTTGAGACGGAGACTTTTCACTCAGACGAAGGTCTATCTGAGTTTGTTCGTTTTTTAGACGGTAACAGAAATCCTATCATAGGAAGTGTTATCTCTATGGAAGGGGAGAAAAATGGCGTACCTGTAGAAGTAGCAATGATATATAATGATAGTTATGCCGAAAATCTACATTCTTACGTAAACAACATCAACACACACGAAGGAGGTACTCACCTTGCTGGCTTTAGAAGGGGTCTTACAGGATCTTTAAAGAAATTTGCAGATGCTTCTGGAATGCTCGACAAATTAAAATTTGACATTGCTGGTGATGATTTCCGCGAAGGTCTTACAGCAATCATTTCTGTTAAAGTAAGTGAACCTCAATTTGAGGGTCAGACGAAGACAAAACTAGGTAACAGAGAAGTTACTTCTGCGGTTTCTCAAGCTGTTGCAGAGATGATTGAAATTTACATGGAAGAGAACCCTAACGATGCTAAAACTATCGTTCAAAAGGTTATTCTTGCCGCACAAGCTCGTCATGCAGCCAAAAAGGCTCGCGAGATGGTGCAACGTAAAACAGTCATGAGCATCGGCGGATTACCTGGAAAATTATCTGATTGTTCTGAAACAGATCCCACGCTTTGCGAAGTCTTTCTTGTTGAGGGAGATTCGGCAGGTGGAACAGCAAAACAAGGTCGTGATCGAGAATTTCAAGCAATCTTACCACTAAGAGGTAAGATTCTTAACGTGGAGAAAGCTATGCAACACAAGGTTTTTGAAAACGAAGAAATCAAGAATATTTTTACTGCTTTAGGAGTCACTATAGGAACTGAAGAGGATAGTAAAGCACTAAACTTATCAAAACTAAGATATCACAAAGTAGTTATCATGTGTGATGCCGATGTCGATGGTAGCCACATTTCTACGCTAATACTCACGTTTTTCTTCAGATATATGAAGGAACTTGTTGAAAATGGCTATGTATACATCGCCACTCCTCCCCTGTATCTTGTCAAAAAAGGTCAAAAAAAGCAATACGCATGGAACGATAAAGAACGTGACGCCATAGCAGAACGTATGGGTACTCAAGGAGTTTCCATACAACGATACAAAGGTTTAGGAGAGATGAACGCAGAACAACTTTGGGACACTACGATGAACCCAGAATTCCGCACACTTAGACAAGTTGCCATTGATAACGGGACAGAAGCAGATCGTATTTTCTCAATGTTAATGGGGGATGAAGTACCACCTAGAAGGGAATTTATAGAAAAGAATGCAATCTATGCAAATATTGATATTTAA